The Solanum lycopersicum chromosome 9, SLM_r2.1 genome window below encodes:
- the LOC138338592 gene encoding uncharacterized protein: MGRVAHVEEERKELAKDVHNLARFEFHLMSLSDNGVIVQNRAESSLIVDVKKKQDSDPILLEFKGAFHNQKVEVFSQWGNGVLRYQGANKMYCDLREVYWWNGMKMDIEDFLSKCPNYQQVNVEHQTPGDRGHLFTSHFWKSFQKGLGTHVNLSTTFHPQTNGQAECIIHTLEDILIACLVDLKGSWDDHLPLIEFAYNNSYHSSYQMAPREALYGRRCISPVDVSRRELEFQVDEWVLLNVSPMKVVMRFYKKEKLSPRYVGPYKILKMIDKVKYELRVASRISSSASGLPYLTLEEVFGSSIFCSSIKECGGER; encoded by the exons atgggtagggtagcccatgttgaggaagaaaggaaggagctagCGAAGGATGTTCATAATCTTGCTCGCTTCGAATTTCACCTTATGAGCTTATCAGATAATGGTGTAATAGTTCAGAATAGGGCAGAATCTTCTTTGATAGTGGACGTTAAGAaaaagcaagacagtgatccaatcttgcttgaattTAAGGGTGCATTCCACAATCAGaaagtggaggttttctcccaatgGGGaaatggtgtacttcgctaccaag GTGCCAATAAGATGTACTGTGATCTgcgagaagtctattggtggaatggcatgaagatgGATATAGAAGACTTtctgagtaagtgccccaattacCAGCAAGTCAATGTAGAACATCAGAcaccaggag atagaggtcatttgtttacctctcatttttggaagtcatttcagaagggtcttggtactcatgTTAATCTTAGTACAACATTCCATCCACAGACAAATGGACAGGCAGAGTGTATCATTCACACCCTAGAGGATATATTGATAGCATGTTTGGTAGATTtaaaaggtagttgggatgatcatcttcctcttattgagtttgcctacaacaatagctaccattccagctATCAGATGGCCCCTCGTGAGGCTttgtatgggcgtagatgtataTCTCCTGTTG atgtaagtagaagggaactagagttccaagttgatgaatGGGTTTTATTAAatgtctcacctatgaaagtggTGATGAGGTTTTACAAGAAAGAAAAGCTTAGTCCTAGGTATGTAggaccttacaagatcttgaaaatgattgacaagGTGAAATATGAGTTAagagttgccagcagaattagcagcagtgcatccggtcttccatatctaactcttgaagaagtgtttGGGTCATCTATTTTCTGTAGTTCCATTAAAGAGTGTggtggtgaaagatag